From Vitis vinifera cultivar Pinot Noir 40024 chromosome 14, ASM3070453v1, a single genomic window includes:
- the LOC132255035 gene encoding ATP synthase subunit beta, chloroplastic-like: MSATDGLMRGMEVIDTGAPLSVPVGGATLGRIFNVLGEPVDNLGPVDTRTTSPIHRSAPAFIQLDTKLSIFETGIKVVDLLAPYRRGGKIGLFGGAGVGKTVLIMELINNIAKAHGGVSVFGGVGERTREGNDLYMEMKESGVINEKNISESKVALVYGQMNEPPGARMRVGLTALTMAEYFRDVNEQDVLLFIDNIFRFVQAGSEVSALLGRMPSAVGYQPTLSTEMGTLQERITSTKEGSITSIQAVYVPADDLTDPAPATTFAHLDATTVLSRGLAAKGIYPAVDPLDSTSTMLQPRIVGEEHYETAQRVKQTLQRYKELQDIIAILGLDELSEEDRLTVARARKIERFLSQPFFVAEVFTGSPGKYVGLAETIRGFQLILSGELDGLPEQAFYLVGNIDEATAKAMNLEMESKLKK; this comes from the coding sequence ATGAGTGCTACAGATGGTCTAATGAGAGGAATGGAAGTGATTGACACGGGAGCTCCTCTAAGTGTTCCAGTCGGTGGAGCGACTCTCGGACGAATTTTCAACGTGCTTGGAGAGCCTGTTGATAATTTAGGTCCTGTAGATACTCGCACAACATCTCCTATTCATAGATCTGCGCCCGCCTTTATACAGTTAGATACAAAATTATCCATTTTTGAAACAGGAATTAAAGTAGTGGATCTTTTAGCTCCTTATCGCCGTGGAGGAAAAATTGGACTATTCGGGGGAGCTGGAGTGGGTAAAACAGTACTCATTATGGAATTGATCAACAACATTGCCAAAGCTCATGGGGGTGTATCTGTATTTGGCGGAGTAGGTGAACGTACTCGTGAAGGAAATGATCTTTACATGGAAATGAAAGAATCTGGAgtgattaatgaaaaaaatatttcagaaTCAAAAGTGGCTCTAGTCTACGGTCAGATGAATGAACCGCCGGGAGCTCGTATGAGAGTTGGTTTGACTGCCCTAACTATGGCGGAATATTTCCGAGATGTTAATGAACAAGACGTACTTCTATTTATCGACAATATCTTCCGTTTCGTCCAAGCAGGATCCGAAGTATCTGCCTTATTGGGCAGAATGCCTTCCGCTGTGGGTTATCAACCTACCCTTAGTACCGAAATGGGTACTTTACAAGAAAGAATTACTTCTACCAAGGAGGGGTCCATAACTTCTATTCAAGCAGTTTATGTACCTGCGGACGATTTGACCGACCCTGCCCCTGCCACAACATTTGCACATTTAGATGCTACTACCGTACTATCAAGAGGATTAGCTGCCAAAGGTATCTATCCAGCAGTAGATCCTTTAGATTCAACGTCAACTATGCTCCAACCTCGTATCGTTGGTGAGGAACATTATGAAACTGCGCAAAGAGTTAAGCAAACTTTACAACGTTACAAAGAACTTCAAGACATTATAGCTATCCTTGGGTTGGACGAATTATCCGAAGAGGATCGTTTAACCGTAGCAAGAGCACGAAAAATTGAGCGTTTCTTATCACAACCCTTTTTCGTAGCAGAAGTATTTACCGGTTCTCCAGGGAAATATGTTGGTCTAGCAGAAACAATTAGAGGGTTTCAATTGATCCTTTCCGGAGAATTAGATGGTCTTCCCGAACAGGCCTTTTATTTGGTAGGTAACATCGATGAAGCTACCGCGAAGGCTATGAACTTAGAAATGGAGAGCAAATTGAAGAAATGA
- the LOC100258332 gene encoding cytokinin hydroxylase — MGILLLTLLIVLGTVLLRAAYNTISCYWLTPRRIKKIMENQGVRGPKPRFLVGNIMDMAALVSKSTSTDMDSISHDTVGRLLPHFVAWSKQYGKRFIYWNGPEPRMCLTETELIKELLTKYNMISGKSWLQQQGSKHFIGRGLLMANGDDWYHQRHIVAPAFMGDKLKGYAGYMMECTTQMLQSLQNAVESGQTEFEIGEYMTRLTADIISKTEFDSSYEKGKQIFHLLTELQNLCAQASKHFCLPGSRYFPSKYNREIKALKTEVERLLMEIIQSRKDCVEIGRSSSYGNDLLGLLLNEMQKKRGSGFSLNLQLIMDECKTFFFAGHETTALLLTWTSMLLASNPTWQDKVRAQVAEVCNGETPSVDHLSKLTLLNMVINESMRLYPPATVLPRMAFEDIKLGDLHIPKGLSIWIPVLAIHHSEELWGKDANEFNPDRFAGKMFAPGRHFIPFAAGPRNCVGQSFAMMEAKIILAMLVSRFSFTISQNYRHAPVIILTIKPKYGVQICLKPLKP; from the exons atggGCATTTTATTGTTGACTCTGTTAATAGTCTTGGGGACTGTGTTGCTGAGGGCTGCCTACAATACCATCTCCTGTTACTGGCTAACTCCTAGAAGaatcaagaaaataatggaaaatcaAGGAGTGCGTGGCCCCAAACCACGCTTTCTAGTTGGAAACATCATGGACATGGCAGCTCTCGTCTCCAAATCAACCTCCACAGATATGGACTCCATTAGCCATGACACCGTGGGCCGCCTTTTGCCGCATTTCGTGGCCTGGTCCAAGCAATACG GGAAGAGGTTCATATACTGGAATGGGCCAGAGCCACGGATGTGCTTGACGGAGACTGAATTGATCAAAGAGCTGCTGACAAAGTACAACATGATCTCTGGGAAGTCATGGCTGCAGCAGCAGGGGTCGAAGCATTTCATCGGGCGTGGGCTGCTGATGGCGAACGGGGACGACTGGTACCACCAGCGCCACATCGTGGCTCCGGCGTTTATGGGGGACAAGCTGAAG GGGTATGCGGGGTACATGATGGAATGCACTACCCAGATGCTCCAATCACTCCAAAATGCAGTAGAATCTGGGCAGACCGAGTTCGAGATTGGCGAATACATGACTCGTCTCACCGCTGATATCATTTCCAAGACAGAATTTGATAGCAGCTATGAGAAGGGAAAGCAAATATTCCATCTTCTCACTGAGTTGCAAAATCTTTGTGCTCAAGCCAGCAAGCACTTCTGCCTTCCTGGGAGTCG gtATTTTCCTAGTAAATACAACAGAGAGATTAAAGCGCTGAAGACGGAGGTGGAGAGACTGTTGATGGAGATCATACAGAGCCGAAAGGACTGTGTAGAGATTGGCAGGAGCAGTTCTTACGGAAATGATTTACTGGGCTTGCTGCTGAATGAGATGCAGAAGAAGAGAGGGAGTGGGTTCAGCCTAAACCTCCAACTCATCATGGATGAATGCAAAACCTTCTTCTTTGCCGGCCATGAAACCACTGCTCTCCTTCTCACCTGGACCTCCATGCTCCTTGCTAGCAACCCCACTTGGCAAGACAAGGTTCGCGCCCAGGTGGCCGAGGTCTGCAATGGTGAAACTCCCTCTGTTGATCATCTTTCCAAGCTCACCTTG CTAAACATGGTAATCAATGAATCAATGCGGCTGTACCCACCGGCCACCGTCCTACCACGGATGGCCTTCGAAGACATCAAACTAGGGGACCTCCACATCCCAAAGGGACTCTCCATATGGATCCCAGTACTGGCAATCCACCACAGCGAGGAATTATGGGGTAAAGACGCAAATGAGTTCAATCCAGACCGGTTTGCCGGAAAGATGTTCGCCCCAGGTCGCCATTTCATCCCCTTTGCTGCTGGCCCCCGGAATTGCGTTGGCCAGTCCTTTGCCATGATGGAAGCTAAGATCATTCTAGCCATGCTAGTCTCCCGGTTTAGCTTTACAATCTCACAGAATTACCGGCATGCCCCCGTCATCATCCTCACCATAAAGCCCAAATATGGAGTTCAAATCTGTTTGAAGCCCTTGAAACCATGA
- the LOC132255036 gene encoding NAD(P)H-quinone oxidoreductase subunit K, chloroplastic, which produces MGNEFRCIGCIRIYRSFNFRAYPNCWFSLCMAKRSIGMVLAPEYSDNKKGKKNNIETVMNSIEFPLLDRTTQNSVISTTSNDLSNWSRLSSLWPLLYGTSCCFIEFASLIGSRFDFDRYGLVPRSSPRQADLILTAGTVTMKMAPSLVRLYEQMPEPKYVIAMGACTITGGMFSTDSYSTVRGVDKLIPVDVYLPGCPPKPEAVIDAITKLRKKISREIYEDRIRSQQENRCFTTNHKFHVGRSTHTGNYDQRLLYQSPSTSEIPLETFFKYKSSVSSPEFVN; this is translated from the coding sequence ATGGGCAATGAGTTTCGATGTATTGGGTGTATCCGTATTTATAGAAGCTTTAATTTTCGTGCTTATCCTAATTGTTGGTTCAGTTTATGCATGGCGAAAAGGAGCATTGGAATGGTCTTAGCTCCTGAATATTCAGacaataaaaagggaaaaaaaaataacattgagaCAGTTATGAATTCTATTGAGTTTCCCTTACTTGATCGAACAACCCAAAATTCAGTTATTTCAACTACATCAAACGATCTTTCAAATTGGTCAAGACTCTCCAGCTTATGGCCGCTTCTCTATGGTACCAGTTGTTGCTTCATTGAATTTGCTTCATTAATAGGATCGCGATTCGACTTTGATCGTTATGGACTGGTACCAAGGTCGAGTCCTAGACAAGCGGACCTAATTTTAACAGCTGGTACAGTAACAATGAAAATGGCTCCTTCTTTAGTGAGATTATATGAGCAAATGCCTGAACCAAAATATGTTATTGCTATGGGAGCATGCACAATTACAGGGGGGATGTTCAGTACAGATTCTTATAGTACTGTTCGGGGAGTCGATAAGCTTATTCCTGTGGATGTCTATTTGCCGGGCTGTCCACCTAAACCGGAGGCTGTTATAGATGCTATAACAAAACTTCGTAAGAAAATATCTCGAGAAATCTATGAAGATAGAATCAGGTCTCAACAAGAGAATCGGTGTTTTACTACCAATCACAAGTTTCATGTTGGACGCAGTACTCATACTGGAAATTATGATCAAAGGTTACTCTATCAATCCCCATCTACTTCAGAGATCCCTCttgaaacatttttcaaatacaAAAGTTCAGTATCTTCCCCCGAATTTGTGAATTAG